The Acidiferrobacteraceae bacterium DNA window CAGAGTGAGTGCTGTGGGGGTCGGCTGGCCCGCTGCGCGGTCTACGGCCTGAAACAAAAGGGCCGCCCCGCTTGCGGCGGGACAGCCCCGGTTGAGCCTGGTTTGCCTGCCGGAGTTAACTATTTGGCCGGTGTAGCGGCCGGGCAGGAGGAAAAGTCGGCATCGACCTTGCCGGTCAGCCTCAGGAAGCTCTTGAACGGACCCATATTGCCCATGGCCTCGCCCATGGGGCCTCTGAACTTCAGGCGGAAGGTCGTCATTGCCCACATCGGGCCAAGATCACCGGCGCCCATTTTTTTCCAGTTCTTGGTGCTGGCGTGCATGATGTAGTCGTAGCTTGTGTTCGGCTCTTCCGACTGGGCCAGGCCCCCGTAGGTGCACTTGGCGATGCCGTCCTGGTCCTGAATGCGCATTTCCACGCGCGGGGCATTGGGGCAGTCGTTG harbors:
- a CDS encoding SCP2 sterol-binding domain-containing protein; translated protein: MKLSTIIATLAAATTLGYASAATAAPVFMSGEWGTAMCKAWNADPVLTKKLKKSGWVDNNNKRGYKIMQIYTNDCPNAPRVEMRIQDQDGIAKCTYGGLAQSEEPNTSYDYIMHASTKNWKKMGAGDLGPMWAMTTFRLKFRGPMGEAMGNMGPFKSFLRLTGKVDADFSSCPAATPAK